TAGATTGAGATGAGTGCAGATTGGGGACCGGTCGTCGTGGCGGTGGCGCTGTTCATTGTCCTGTCGCCAGGGTTGCTTTTTCAGTTGCCGGCGAGAATCAGGGTGGTGGAGTTTGGGAATATGAATACCA
The sequence above is drawn from the Cucurbita pepo subsp. pepo cultivar mu-cu-16 unplaced genomic scaffold, ASM280686v2 Cp4.1_scaffold004847, whole genome shotgun sequence genome and encodes:
- the LOC111787076 gene encoding uncharacterized protein LOC111787076, coding for MSADWGPVVVAVALFIVLSPGLLFQLPARIRVVEFGNMNTSGIAILVHAIIFFCILTILVIAIGIHIHVN